From Vitis vinifera cultivar Pinot Noir 40024 chromosome 5, ASM3070453v1, the proteins below share one genomic window:
- the LOC104879486 gene encoding putative disease resistance RPP13-like protein 2, translating to MAEGRNEEAKEMQHRNSPLKMNDTINWAEVHDTRDLVKMVLSRVIEKLYVVRIQEPAVLVGVEEDVQWIQRKLMRVRVKPKYSPEELMDVAYDLEDVIDDLILRSAGKQRRIGNWESCLLIIRIHKKLELIKSKIPALPRLPIIIAAGANHDSYFEEMVWSDIFLSHDRNVANTIVCPVEQKVTALLAQEVIHPHTKKKVMRVLDKFRSLNDFLTGLQSVELDACDMVWMEELSHFALSAVTAIEDFINKKEQFTKRSWMRPSRGFLFAFGKLKYEDKLAVEMDKIYAKIQNLSMHRPTELSRQSQSRDTESTVRISPQPTTQEPNLASFTDDVHAMVKRLLTDDKSFRVIPIMGMEGIGKTTLAKLIFNNKDVLNHFPFGVLTSAGYEFHLRDKEKLMDSNLSQLGDVWNYHVELQRLKAFLIDKRSLIVLDDIRIPFLDHVLRILAESSNGSRMILTTHKISLPPNFRTMSDPHILRLRGDEESWALFTHALKKSIPPELLKLKDKIVRRCGGLPLLIVKLAEAPSHKDATIEEWSTVLQQFHHDQQQLWSNTLYKIHKDLSLYMRRCLFYFTLFPKDFDIPARRLMALWVAEDLVQPEGENETPEDVAERCLNMLIAQGIVQVTKKKLNGNVKMVPLPDALRQYWLSKTQQATFLGIHTDTRSELSLGTSRIRRLVDHLDKEDVSFDHIHSDYNTTSTSLAPYYEDVLSFMSFDTRKESQPGEDLGNFLHQSISSGCFLVLLVLDLENVFRPKLPEAIGKLTRLRYFGLRSTFLEILPSSISKLQNVQTLDMKHTSINTLPDSIWKLQQLRHLFLSESYQSKLMLGQGTNFPTILQTLCGLFVDEETPVRDGLDRLLNIRKLGLTMSSKQEAMSLQLQAVVDWVLKQKHSGL from the coding sequence ATGGCAGAGGGTAGAAATGAAGAAGCTAAGGAGATGCAGCATAGAAACTCTCCGTTGAAGATGAACGACACAATAAATTGGGCGGAGGTACACGACACACGAGATTTGGTGAAGATGGTCTTGTCGAGGGTCATAGAGAAACTCTATGTTGTGCGGATTCAAGAACCGGCAGTTTTGGTTGGAGTTGAAGAAGATGTCCAGTGGATCCAAAGGAAGTTGATGCGTGTTCGGGTTAAACCTAAATATTCCCCTGAGGAATTAATGGACGTTGCCTATGATTTGGAAGATGTGATTGATGACCTTATACTCAGGTCAGCCGGAAAGCAAAGGAGGATAGGAAATTGGGAGAGTTGCCTTTTGATAATCAGAATTCATAAGAAGCTGGAATTGATAAAGTCTAAGATCCCTGCTCTTCCTCGTCTCCCGATCATAATAGCAGCAGGTGCCAACCATGATAGCTACTTTGAAGAAATGGTCTGGTCAGACATCTTCCTATCACACGATCGGAATGTTGCAAACACAATTGTTTGCCCAGTGGAACAGAAGGTAACAGCTCTGCTAGCTCAGGAGGTAATTCATCCCCATACTAAGAAGAAAGTCATGCGGGTGCTAGACAAATTCAGGTCTCTGAATGATTTTCTGACAGGCTTACAATCAGTGGAATTAGACGCTTGCGATATGGTTTGGATGGAGGAGTTGTCCCATTTTGCCCTGTCTGCTGTGACTGCCATTGAGGActtcatcaataaaaaagaACAGTTCACAAAAAGAAGTTGGATGAGACCTTCCAGGGGATTTCTTTTTGCTTTCGGCAAATTGAAATATGAGGATAAGCTTGCTGTGGAGATGGACAAAATATATGCTAAGATCCAGAACCTCTCTATGCACAGGCCAACAGAATTGAGTAGACAAAGTCAAAGTAGAGACACAGAGTCCACCGTGCGAATCTCACCACAGCCAACGACGCAAGAACCTAATCTCGCCAGCTTCACTGATGATGTACATGCAATGGTAAAACGGTTGCTTACAGATGACAAGAGTTTCAGAGTGATTCCAATTATGGGTATGGAAGGCATTGGAAAGACGACCCTTGCAAAGTTGATCTTTAACAATAAAGATGTTCTAAACCATTTTCCTTTTGGTGTTTTGACGTCTGCTGGCTATGAATTTCACCTACGTGACAAGGAGAAATTGATGGACTCCAACCTAAGTCAACTAGGAGATGTGTGGAATTATCATGTTGAGTTACAGAGGCTGAAAGCTTTCTTAATTGATAAAAGGTCTCTAATAGTTCTGGATGATATTCGTATCCCATTCTTAGACCATGTGTTAAGAATACTTGCAGAATCATCAAACGGAAGTAGAATGATTTTGACTACTCACAAAATCAGTTTACCACCAAATTTCCGAACGATGAGTGATCCTCACATACTGCGATTACGAGGAGATGAGGAGAGTTGGGCATTGTTTACCCATGCTTTGAAAAAGAGCATACCCCCGGAATTGCTAAAGCTGAAAGACAAAATCGTAAGAAGATGTGGGGGTCTGCCACTGCTGATTGTAAAATTGGCAGAAGCACCCTCACACAAGGATGCAACCATTGAAGAGTGGTCCACTGTACTTCAACAGTTTCATCATGACCAACAGCAACTTTGGTCCAACACCCTCTATAAGATCCATAAGGATTTGTCCTTGTACATGAGGAGATGtctattttatttcactttatttccTAAGGATTTTGATATTCCAGCAAGAAGATTGATGGCACTGTGGGTTGCAGAGGATTTGGTCCAGCCAGAGGGCGAGAATGAAACTCCAGAAGACGTTGCAGAGAGGTGTCTGAATATGTTGATAGCCCAGGGAATAGTTCAAGTGACAAAGAAGAAGCTTAATGGGAATGTtaaaatggtgccattgccagaTGCCCTAAGACAATATTGGTTATCCAAAACGCAACAAGCCACATTTCTTGGAATTCATACTGACACAAGATCTGAGTTGTCCCTAGGCACCAGCAGGATCCGTCGTCTTGTTGATCATCTTGACAAAGAAGATGTAAGCTTTGATCATATTCATAGTGATTACAACACAACTTCTACTTCTTTGGCACCTTACTATGAAGATGTGCTTTCTTTTATGTCCTTTGATACTCGAAAAGAAAGCCAACCAGGAGAAGACTTGGGAAACTTTCTTCATCAAAGCATATCCAGTGGTTGCTTCCTAGTACTGCTCGTGCTTGATCTTGAAAATGTATTCAGACCGAAGTTACCTGAGGCAATTGGCAAACTAACTCGACTAAGGTACTTTGGCTTAAGATCTACATTTCTCGAGATACTCCCATCATCTATAAGCAAGTTGCAGAATGTTCAAACACTGGACATGAAGCATACTAGCATCAACACTCTGCCTGATTCAATCTGGAAGCTACAACAATTGCGGCACTTATTCTTGAGTGAGAGCTACCAAAGTAAACTTATGCTTGGACAGGGTACCAATTTTCCTACAATCCTCCAGACATTGTGTGGGCTATTTGTAGATGAGGAGACCCCGGTAAGGGATGGCCTAGACAGGTTACTCAATATTAGGAAATTGGGATTAACAATGTCATCTAAACAAGAGGCAATGTCATTGCAACTGCAGGCAGTAGTTGACTGGGTTCTAAAACAGAAACACTCCGGTCTTTAA